Proteins encoded within one genomic window of Papio anubis isolate 15944 chromosome X, Panubis1.0, whole genome shotgun sequence:
- the DKC1 gene encoding H/ACA ribonucleoprotein complex subunit 4: MADAEVIILPKKHKKKKERKSLPEEDVAEIQHAEEFLIKPESKVAKLDTSQWPLLLKNFDKLNVRTTHYTPLACGSNPLKREIGDYIRTGFINLDKPSNPSSHEVVAWIRRILRVEKTGHSGTLDPKVTGCLIVCIERATRLVKSQQSAGKEYVGIVRLHNAIEGGTQLSRALETLTGALFQRPPLIAAVKRQLRVRTIYESKMIEYDPERRLGIFWVSCEAGTYIRTLCVHLGLLLGVGGQMQELRRVRSGVMSEKDHMVTMHDVLDAQWLYDNHKDESYLRRVVYPLEKLLTSHKRLVMKDSAVNAICYGAKIMLPGVLRYEDGIEVNQEIVVITTKGEAICMAIALMTTAVISTCDHGIVAKIKRVIMERDTYPRKWGLGPKASQKKLMIKQGLLDKYGKPTESTPATWKQEYVDYSETAKKEVVAEVVKAPQVVAEAAKTAKRKRESESESDETPPAAPQLIKKEKKKSKKDKKAKAGLESGAEPGDGDSDTTKKKKKKKKAKEVELVSE, from the exons ATGGCGGATGCGGAAG taattattttgccaaagaaacataagaagaaaaaggagCGGAAGTCATTGCCAGAAGAAGATGTAGCT GAAATACAACACGCTGAAGAATTTCTTATCAAACCCGAATCCAAAGTTGCTAAGTTGGACACGTCTCAGTGGCCCCTTCTGCTAAAG AATTTTGATAAGCTGAATGTAAGGACAACACACTATACACCTCTTGCATGTGGTTCAAATCCTCTGAAGAGAGAGATTGGGGACTATATCAG gACAGGTTTCATTAATCTTGACAAGCCCTCTAACCCCTCTTCCCATGAGGTGGTAGCCTGGATTCGACGGATACTTAGGGTGGAGAAGACAGGGCACAGTGGTACTCTGGATCCCAAGGTGACTGGTTGTTTAATCGTGTGCATAGAACGAGCCACTCGCTTGGTGAAGTCACAACAGAGTGCAG GCAAAGAGTATGTGGGGATTGTCCGGCTGCACAATGCTATTGAAGGGGGGACCCAGCTTTCTAGG GCCCTAGAAACTCTGACAGGTGCCCTATTCCAGCGACCCCCACTTATTGCTGCAGTAAAGAGGCAGCTCCGAGTGAGGACCATCTACGAGAGCAAAATGATTGAATACGATCCTGAAAGAAGATTAG GAATCTTTTGGGTGAGTTGTGAGGCTGGCACCTACATTCGGACATTATGTGTGCACCTTGGTTTGTTATTGGGAGTTGGTGGTCAGATGCAGGAGCTTCGGAGGGTTCGTTCTGGAGTCATGAGTGAAAAG GACCACATGGTGACAATGCACGATGTGCTTGATGCTCAGTGGCTGTATGATAACCACAAGGATGAGAGTTACCTGCGGCGAGTTGTTTACCCTTTGGAAAAGTTGTTGACATCTCATAAACGGCTGGTTATGAAAGACAGTGCA GTAAATGCTATCTGCTATGGGGCCAAGATCATGCTTCCAGGTGTTCTTCGATATGAGGATGGCATTGAGGTCAATCAGGAGATTGTGGTTATCACCACCAAAGGAGAAGCAATCTGCATGG CTATTGCGTTAATGACCACAGCAGTCATCTCTACCTGCGATCATGGTATAGTAGCAAAGATCAAGAGAGTGATCATGGAGAGAGACACTTACCCTCGGAAGTGGGGTTTAGGTCCAAAG GCAAGTCAGAAGAAGCTGATGATCAAGCAGGGCCTTCTGGACAAGTACGGGAAGCCCACAGAGAGCACGCCTGCCACCTGGAAGCAGGAGTATGTTGACTACAG TGAGACTGCCAAAAAAGAGGTGGTTGCTGAAGTGGTAAAAGCCCCGCAGGTAGTTGCCGAAGCAGCAAAAACTGCGAAG CGGAAGCGAGAGAGTGAGAGTGAAAGTGACGAGACCCCTCCAGCAGCTCCTCAGTTGatcaagaaggaaaagaagaagagtaAGAAGGACAAGAAGGCCAAGGCTGGTCTGGAGAGCGGGGCCGAGCCTGGAGATGGG gaCAGTGATACcaccaagaagaagaagaagaagaagaaagcaaaagaggTAGAATTGGTTTCTGAGTAG
- the DKC1 gene encoding H/ACA ribonucleoprotein complex subunit DKC1 isoform X1: protein MADAEVIILPKKHKKKKERKSLPEEDVAEIQHAEEFLIKPESKVAKLDTSQWPLLLKNFDKLNVRTTHYTPLACGSNPLKREIGDYIRTGFINLDKPSNPSSHEVVAWIRRILRVEKTGHSGTLDPKVTGCLIVCIERATRLVKSQQSAGKEYVGIVRLHNAIEGGTQLSRALETLTGALFQRPPLIAAVKRQLRVRTIYESKMIEYDPERRLAIALMTTAVISTCDHGIVAKIKRVIMERDTYPRKWGLGPKASQKKLMIKQGLLDKYGKPTESTPATWKQEYVDYSETAKKEVVAEVVKAPQVVAEAAKTAKRKRESESESDETPPAAPQLIKKEKKKSKKDKKAKAGLESGAEPGDGDSDTTKKKKKKKKAKEVELVSE, encoded by the exons ATGGCGGATGCGGAAG taattattttgccaaagaaacataagaagaaaaaggagCGGAAGTCATTGCCAGAAGAAGATGTAGCT GAAATACAACACGCTGAAGAATTTCTTATCAAACCCGAATCCAAAGTTGCTAAGTTGGACACGTCTCAGTGGCCCCTTCTGCTAAAG AATTTTGATAAGCTGAATGTAAGGACAACACACTATACACCTCTTGCATGTGGTTCAAATCCTCTGAAGAGAGAGATTGGGGACTATATCAG gACAGGTTTCATTAATCTTGACAAGCCCTCTAACCCCTCTTCCCATGAGGTGGTAGCCTGGATTCGACGGATACTTAGGGTGGAGAAGACAGGGCACAGTGGTACTCTGGATCCCAAGGTGACTGGTTGTTTAATCGTGTGCATAGAACGAGCCACTCGCTTGGTGAAGTCACAACAGAGTGCAG GCAAAGAGTATGTGGGGATTGTCCGGCTGCACAATGCTATTGAAGGGGGGACCCAGCTTTCTAGG GCCCTAGAAACTCTGACAGGTGCCCTATTCCAGCGACCCCCACTTATTGCTGCAGTAAAGAGGCAGCTCCGAGTGAGGACCATCTACGAGAGCAAAATGATTGAATACGATCCTGAAAGAAGATTAG CTATTGCGTTAATGACCACAGCAGTCATCTCTACCTGCGATCATGGTATAGTAGCAAAGATCAAGAGAGTGATCATGGAGAGAGACACTTACCCTCGGAAGTGGGGTTTAGGTCCAAAG GCAAGTCAGAAGAAGCTGATGATCAAGCAGGGCCTTCTGGACAAGTACGGGAAGCCCACAGAGAGCACGCCTGCCACCTGGAAGCAGGAGTATGTTGACTACAG TGAGACTGCCAAAAAAGAGGTGGTTGCTGAAGTGGTAAAAGCCCCGCAGGTAGTTGCCGAAGCAGCAAAAACTGCGAAG CGGAAGCGAGAGAGTGAGAGTGAAAGTGACGAGACCCCTCCAGCAGCTCCTCAGTTGatcaagaaggaaaagaagaagagtaAGAAGGACAAGAAGGCCAAGGCTGGTCTGGAGAGCGGGGCCGAGCCTGGAGATGGG gaCAGTGATACcaccaagaagaagaagaagaagaagaaagcaaaagaggTAGAATTGGTTTCTGAGTAG